Proteins found in one Triticum urartu cultivar G1812 chromosome 4, Tu2.1, whole genome shotgun sequence genomic segment:
- the LOC125551078 gene encoding uncharacterized protein LOC125551078 produces MEVCSVARITSFAHFGLKILPKLLVLSPGSLGKFRKVSPAMGTETVLRKLPELLQDVLRKVSPPMETETVVRNLPELPQDVLMDIFSLLEIPDLMRAASVSSSWGSAYTSLCSQLKLYKRPQTPCLLYTSESAGENVACLYSLAEKRVYNLTLPDPPIRSRYLLGSSHGWLVTADDKSELHLINPVTGQQIALPSVVTIGYVQPIFDNAGTIIMYKLRQQLYDPDLDPEMVGPKMFPHAPDKLRDHVYIRVFIFPDPSTGSYIVVLIHGPGCQLSFARVGDCKWTLLTPDWDYDQCIYMDGLLYASTRAGRMDAFDLTGPTVTRNIIADEIAIHSSEYRGEFYLLQAPWGDLLQVCRKAELIDAGYEELIVKTNKILLHKVDMEAQELVEINSLHHNVLFLGRNQSICLSAEEYPQLKANCVYFADDEQHNWKYKTNPRDIGVLNLEDDSREEIVSPLWSSWPSPIWITPSLTVMNLSLYK; encoded by the coding sequence atggaGGTCTGTAGCGTAGCCAGGATAACGAGCTTTGCACATTTTGGCCTGAAAATTTTGCCTAAGCTCCTGGTTCTTTCTCCCGGTTCATTGGGGAAATTTAGAAAGGTCTCACCAGCGATGGGAACTGAAACTGTGTTGAGAAAACTGCCGGAGCTGCTGCAGGATGTATTGAGAAAGGTCTCACCACCCATGGAAACTGAAACTGTGGTGAGAAATTTGCCGGAGCTGCCGCAGGATGTATTGATGGACATATTTTCACTCCTGGAGATACCTGACCTCATGCGTGCGGCCTCTGTCAGCTCCTCCTGGGGCTCCGCGTATACCAGCCTCTGCAGCCAGCTTAAGCTGTACAAACGGCCTCAAACGCCTTGCCTCCTCTACACCTCTGAATCTGCTGGTGAGAATGTAGCTTGTCTCTACAGCCTCGCAGAGAAGAGGGTCTACAATTTAACTCTCCCTGATCCACCCATCCGCAGCAGGTATCTTCTTGGGTCATCGCATGGTTGGCTAGTTACCGCGGATGACAAGTCTGAGCTACACCTTATCAATCCGGTCACTGGCCAACAGATTGCTCTCCCGTCAGTGGTCACCATTGGTTATGTACAACCAATATTTGACAATGCAGGCACAATTATTATGTATAAATTGCGACAGCAACTTTATGATCCGGACTTAGACCCCGAAATGGTTGGTCCCAAAATGTTCCCCCATGCTCCCGACAAGCTTCGTGACCATGTCTACATCAGGGTATTTATCTTTCCGGATCCGTCCACAGGAAGCTACATTGTGGTTCTCATCCATGGTCCAGGATGTCAGCTTTCGTTTGCAAGGGTAGGAGATTGTAAGTGGACCTTGCTGACGCCGGATTGGGACTATGATCAATGCATCTACATGGATGGTCTATTGTATGCATCCACAAGAGCCGGAAGAATGGATGCTTTTGACCTCACTGGTCCTACCGTCACGAGGAATATAATTGCAGATGAGATTGCCATTCACAGTTCTGAGTACAGGGGCGAATTCTACCTTCTTCAGGCTCCATGGGGTGATCTGCTGCAAGTTTGCAGGAAGGCTGAACTCATAGATGCGGGCTATGAGGAGCTCATAGTTAAAACTAATAAAATCTTGTTACACAAAGTCGATATGGAAGCACAAGAGCTTGTGGAAATAAATAGCTTGCATCATAACGTGTTGTTTTTGGGGCGTAACCAGTCTATATGCCTTAGTGCTGAAGAATATCCGCAACTGAAGGCAAATTGTGTCTATTTCGCAGATGATGAGCAACATAATTGGAAGTATAAGACGAATCCCCGGGACATAGGTGTTCTCAACCTTGAAGATGACAGTAGGGAGGAAATTGTGTCCCCGCTTTGGTCCAGCTGGCCAAGTCCCATATGGATAACACCCAGTCTTACAGTGATGAACCTGTCATTGTACAAATAG